From one Bacillus clarus genomic stretch:
- a CDS encoding tyrosine-type recombinase/integrase: MKFELNTIHSETSLENIKKQKQNFANIIALWHRDYIDEAEFKKENNEREDTYTYEGFSDEEILYYYLNRQTHFDQEKRIKDESRTLYARDLSQFYFFIKQSTEFLQHDVKDFKDGQVWRNLRKRHIRNYQKWLSQEAISYQSKEKYKASTVSRKLGVIRSYLRWLYEIQYIQEPLHVEILSTTVNEQHKPKRELSYEEVKQLLNYYKDNEINYALLSVLTTTGLRVAEVAHAKWEDLEYDAIRGRYYLTVDTKGDNERIVSINKEIFNRIVAFRIRRRLPIDIGNTNGGTVFQTKNHTAYRDNYLSQYISKIIKATQLPFTENIRITPHFFRHFYVQYLYDYKGLPPHVIAAAVGHKNDRTTKENYLKQRLTKDNDAGNLIMEDEF, translated from the coding sequence ATGAAATTTGAATTGAATACAATTCATAGTGAAACTTCTTTAGAAAATATAAAGAAACAAAAACAAAATTTTGCAAACATAATTGCATTATGGCATCGTGATTATATAGATGAAGCTGAATTTAAAAAGGAAAATAACGAAAGAGAAGATACATATACATATGAGGGATTTTCAGATGAAGAAATATTGTACTACTATTTGAACCGACAAACTCACTTTGACCAAGAAAAACGTATCAAAGATGAATCTAGGACTTTATATGCGCGGGATCTAAGTCAGTTTTACTTCTTTATTAAACAAAGTACAGAGTTTCTGCAGCATGATGTAAAAGATTTTAAAGATGGCCAAGTTTGGAGGAATCTAAGAAAACGACATATCCGTAACTATCAAAAATGGCTATCCCAGGAGGCAATCTCCTATCAATCGAAAGAAAAATACAAGGCATCTACAGTTAGTCGGAAACTCGGAGTGATTCGCTCTTACTTAAGATGGTTATATGAGATTCAATATATCCAGGAACCTCTTCATGTGGAGATTCTTAGTACGACGGTAAACGAACAACATAAACCCAAGCGCGAGTTATCATATGAAGAAGTGAAGCAACTGCTAAACTACTACAAGGATAATGAAATTAACTATGCTTTATTATCGGTTCTTACTACTACAGGGTTACGTGTTGCAGAGGTGGCCCATGCAAAGTGGGAAGATCTTGAGTATGACGCTATACGAGGACGTTACTATTTAACAGTTGATACAAAGGGAGATAATGAACGGATTGTTTCTATTAATAAGGAGATTTTTAATCGTATTGTCGCGTTTCGAATTCGAAGAAGATTACCTATAGACATTGGAAATACAAATGGTGGAACGGTATTTCAAACTAAGAACCATACTGCTTATAGAGATAATTACTTGTCACAATATATTTCTAAAATTATAAAGGCTACTCAGTTACCCTTTACGGAGAATATCCGAATTACTCCCCACTTCTTTAGACATTTTTATGTACAGTACTTGTATGATTACAAAGGATTGCCACCTCATGTCATCGCAGCTGCAGTTGGTCATAAAAACGATCGGACTACGAAAGAAAATTATCTGAAGCAGAGATTAACAAAAGATAATGATGCCGGAAATCTAATTATGGAAGATGAATTCTAA